ATCCGCCGTCACCTGCACCTTGAATTCGCGGCGCCTTCCGGACGTGTCGTAATCAATCACGAAAATTTCCTGGAACGGTTCGATGAGGAGCTTTCCCTTCTCGAAAGGAACCACCACCGACTTGGGCAACAGACAACGGATGAGATGATTGGCAAGAAAGGGCTCGAGGGCTTTTTTGAGGTCCTCGGGTTTATAGGCCGGGTCACCCGTGTCCAAAATCGCTACGGCCGCCCCAGGATTCGGGATCACGACGGTCGCCGTCCCGTTCTCCGTATTTGCCTCCCTCACGACCCTCCGGACCTCGTGGATGACGTTCAAAAGGTCCAGCCCCTTGGTCGCGTCGATGTAGAAACCCTTGCTTAGAATCATATCCTTAATGGATAGGAAAAACAAAACCCCGAACCTGAAAGGTTACGGGGACTCAAAAAAGCTACTTGTTTCGTGGAGTTATGTCAAGCGGACCTCGGGCGATGATTTTCCACCAAACTCCTCGGACCCCTTGGTACGATAACCCGGTTATCCTTTTCCTAATTATGATGATGAAGAAGGCATTCGCCTCCATAGCCCTGCTCCTGCTCTTGGCTGGCTGTCTCCCCTTCGCCCCCTCGGCGGGCGTCAAGGGGGGGACGGACCGGGGAACGGACGGGGAGGATTCCCTCGCTGGCCGGCCGGAGGATTCCGTCGTCACCGGGGACACGGCCGGACCCGAGGCCGGCACCATCCAGGCCGGCCCGATCGCCCCGGAAGTCGCGAACCGAATCGCCTTCGCCGAACAGGGCCCGATCGAACCCAAGTCGGAGATGGGCGAAGCCGACCCCCTGATCCGCTTCGCCCCTCCCCCTCCTCCCGCCAACAGCGGACCCCTCGCCTTCGAGAAGGCCGGTCCCATCGACCCCAAATCGGAGATAGCGGAGGCGCTGCCCCGGTACTGCCTCTTTGATCGTCTTCAATACGGTCCCGATCTTTCGTCGGTCATCCGATGCGACTTCATACCGCCTCCCTTGACGCTGCCGGGGGGCGGCGAGGCGCTTGATCTCAAGCTCCTGCTGGAAAGAAACCAAACGGAGACAAGGATCGCTTCGGATCAGTGGGGGCCGCAGTCGGACGGTGTTCAGGTACGGCTCATCTATCAGCCCCTCGACCAAGAGGGCTGGGAAACCGCTCAATTCATCGACACGACCACCGATGCTTCTCCCGGGGACGGCAATGTCTCCTTCTCCGGGCTTCCCGTCGGGCCCGGACTCATCCGCTTCTTTCTCCTGAAGAAGGAGGATCCTTCCTCAAGGAGTCCCGATTTCCAAACTGAGGCACTGAAGTCATTTCCCGACAAGGAGAGCTATCAAGCGTGGCCGTTGGGGGGAGACGGCTTCATCTTCATCGGATATCTCCAACTTGCGCCGCCCCAGACCGTGTTCCTGGCCCCGGCGCCGACGCCGATCTCAAGACTCACATGGAGCCGACGCCTTCTCGCCGTTCCGGAGCCGGAATCCCGGCCGATCGATCGACGCCTCAGAATGCTCAAAGATACTGATCTCTCCGAGCCTTGATCGAGACTAAATCCGGCTTTCTATCGCTCATCGGCACTGGGAACCGGACCGATTAAGGTTCCTGTATCTTCACTCGGTCGGGGAAGGCAGATCGTAGAAATCCCTAAACAGGATATCGTTTTCGCGCGTATCGTAATAGTATTTCGCCAAGTCGATCCTCTCTTTCAGGGAGACTCCGATCCTCTCCGGATCCACCCACCTTTTGGCGTCCTTGTCGTCTAAAAAGCGGATCAGCGCGACAGTCGGCATTTCCATCACTATCTGCTTTTCCGAAAGCCTTCGAAATCGGGATTTCATCGGCTTTTTGAGTTCCGATAGGAGGAAGGCGCCGCTCTTGGCGAAAAAGGGCAGTACTGCCTTGTAATCACCCACATGGAGGTGAAACGCGAGGAAGCGGTAATCTAGCAGGCGGGCCGCATCCAACAGCTTTTCATGAAGGGCCGTCCCGATGCCTCGACGTCGCAAATCGCGATTGATGCGCAGGTCCTCGAGATAGAGCGTTTCATCGTCGAATTTCTCGATGTCGAGGAGCAAGAGCGGCAAAGGGCCGTATTGATTCAGACCGGGAATGGAAGCTTTGGAATCATCGGACCAGATTCCCATCAGTTCGTCCATTTCCGACCGAAGAGCGGTTCGATAAAGGTCCTTCACCGTCAGTCTCAACGCGCGAGGCTTGCCGGGATAGCGGCCTAAAGTGATATTGGGCGTCAAGCACAAGGACTCGTCCTTTCCGAGGAGGGCTAACGCCGGCGCAAGACAATGCCTGAGGGTGGCTTGGTTACGTCCTATGGTA
Above is a genomic segment from bacterium containing:
- a CDS encoding GNAT family N-acetyltransferase, yielding MPNLNAYYLNAVISVLSPAVPMAGKMTDAGDLIRALTAAQLSEAARWLQQLTHSDLEINHAIWFHRQVQKIYEVPQILQEAARDLEKSPSPKLVHSYFDRVAGILIEGVREVREPSVVTTEDGNDPTIGRNQATLRHCLAPALALLGKDESLCLTPNITLGRYPGKPRALRLTVKDLYRTALRSEMDELMGIWSDDSKASIPGLNQYGPLPLLLLDIEKFDDETLYLEDLRINRDLRRRGIGTALHEKLLDAARLLDYRFLAFHLHVGDYKAVLPFFAKSGAFLLSELKKPMKSRFRRLSEKQIVMEMPTVALIRFLDDKDAKRWVDPERIGVSLKERIDLAKYYYDTRENDILFRDFYDLPSPTE